One Streptomyces sp. L2 genomic window carries:
- a CDS encoding AIM24 family protein translates to MKGDLFSSQHVVQPAVEPGMSVENAKCLKYAVNGEMHARQGAMIAYRGDLSFERKGQGVGGMLKRAVTGEGLPLMAVRGQGEAWFAHEAQNCFVVEVEPGDLFTVNGRNVLCFDASLSYEIKTVKGSGIAGGGLFNSVFSGHGRLGLVCEGNPLVIPVSAQYPVYVDTDAVVGWTAHLQTSLHRSQSIGSMLRGGSGEAVQLMLQGDGYVVVRPSEVTPQKAQQH, encoded by the coding sequence ATGAAGGGTGATCTGTTCTCCAGTCAGCATGTGGTGCAGCCGGCCGTCGAGCCGGGGATGAGCGTCGAGAACGCCAAGTGCCTGAAGTACGCCGTGAACGGCGAGATGCACGCCCGGCAGGGCGCGATGATCGCCTACCGCGGCGACCTGAGCTTCGAGCGCAAGGGGCAGGGGGTCGGCGGCATGCTCAAGCGTGCCGTCACCGGTGAGGGCCTGCCCCTGATGGCGGTGCGCGGTCAGGGCGAGGCCTGGTTCGCGCACGAGGCGCAGAACTGCTTCGTCGTCGAGGTGGAGCCGGGCGACCTGTTCACGGTGAACGGGCGGAACGTGCTGTGTTTCGACGCGTCGCTGTCGTACGAGATCAAGACGGTGAAGGGCTCCGGCATCGCCGGTGGCGGCCTGTTCAACAGCGTGTTCAGCGGACACGGCCGGCTGGGCCTGGTCTGCGAGGGCAACCCGCTGGTCATCCCGGTCTCGGCGCAGTATCCGGTGTACGTCGACACGGACGCGGTGGTCGGCTGGACCGCGCACCTGCAGACCTCGCTGCACCGCTCGCAGTCCATCGGCTCGATGCTGCGCGGCGGTTCGGGGGAAGCGGTGCAGCTGATGCTCCAGGGCGACGGCTACGTCGTGGTGCGGCCGAGCGAGGTGACACCGCAGAAGGCGCAGCAGCACTGA